The following coding sequences lie in one Arthrobacter sp. PGP41 genomic window:
- a CDS encoding NAD(P)H-hydrate dehydratase, translated as MSTRGEASGAGARQPALVTPSLLRDWPLPAAGEDKYSRGSVLVIGGARATPGAALLSGAAALRAGAGKLTLAVAESVAVQLGVALPECGAVGLPETPGGSVTAEGLDRIAPYLDGADAVLVGPGLDDLDLAEELLRALLGREAAPGKGNDGGGPAVVLDAYALGALANVEDQSGPWKGRLILTPNPKEAGILLGREPGDLPADVAEIAERYRAVVSCQGLIARPLGDAPEEAELWKITTGYGGLGTSGSGDVLAGAIAGLRARGTSEAQAACWGTHLHAAAADRLASRLGPLGFLARELADELPALMLELNT; from the coding sequence GTGTCCACCCGCGGTGAAGCGTCCGGGGCCGGAGCCAGGCAGCCAGCCCTGGTGACGCCGTCGCTCCTGCGCGATTGGCCGCTGCCCGCCGCCGGCGAGGACAAGTACTCCCGCGGATCGGTTTTGGTGATCGGCGGAGCCCGGGCGACCCCCGGTGCCGCACTGCTCTCCGGCGCCGCCGCCCTTCGGGCCGGCGCCGGGAAACTCACCCTGGCCGTCGCGGAATCGGTGGCTGTCCAGCTGGGCGTCGCGCTGCCGGAGTGCGGGGCGGTGGGGCTGCCGGAAACCCCTGGCGGGTCCGTAACGGCCGAGGGCCTGGACCGCATCGCCCCGTACCTGGACGGGGCAGATGCCGTGCTGGTGGGCCCGGGCCTCGATGACCTGGACTTGGCCGAGGAACTGCTCCGGGCCCTGCTCGGGCGGGAGGCCGCCCCAGGGAAAGGGAACGACGGCGGAGGTCCCGCCGTCGTCCTCGATGCCTACGCTTTGGGTGCTTTGGCCAACGTGGAGGACCAGTCCGGTCCGTGGAAGGGGCGCCTGATCCTGACGCCCAATCCCAAGGAGGCTGGGATCCTGCTTGGCCGTGAGCCGGGGGACCTGCCGGCTGATGTTGCCGAGATTGCCGAACGGTACCGGGCGGTGGTGAGCTGCCAGGGCCTGATCGCGAGGCCGCTAGGTGATGCGCCGGAAGAGGCGGAGCTCTGGAAAATCACCACGGGATACGGCGGGCTGGGGACCTCAGGCAGCGGAGATGTGCTGGCCGGTGCCATCGCCGGCCTTCGCGCCCGGGGAACCAGCGAAGCGCAGGCTGCGTGCTGGGGCACGCATCTCCATGCGGCTGCCGCGGACAGGCTTGCCAGCCGGCTGGGACCCCTGGGCTTCCTGGCGCGCGAACTCGCGGACGAGCTGCCCGCGCTGATGCTGGAACTCAACACCTGA
- a CDS encoding Hsp20/alpha crystallin family protein, which produces MLMRTDPFRELDRLAQQVLGTAARPAAMPMDAWREDQEFVVAFDLPGVALDSVDLDVERNVLTVRAERPDPAGKDTELIASERPRGVFSRQLILGDTLDTDNVKASYDAGVLTLRIPVAEKAKPRKIEIETKGAKQEIAA; this is translated from the coding sequence ATGTTGATGCGAACTGATCCGTTCCGCGAGTTGGACAGGCTGGCCCAGCAGGTCCTCGGCACGGCGGCGCGCCCGGCAGCGATGCCGATGGACGCGTGGCGGGAGGACCAGGAATTTGTCGTCGCCTTTGATCTGCCCGGCGTCGCACTGGATTCTGTGGATCTGGATGTGGAACGGAATGTCCTGACGGTACGGGCCGAGCGCCCCGACCCTGCAGGCAAGGACACCGAGTTGATCGCCTCCGAGCGGCCGCGCGGCGTGTTCAGCCGCCAGCTGATCCTCGGGGACACCCTGGACACCGACAACGTGAAGGCTTCATACGACGCCGGTGTCCTGACGCTGCGGATTCCTGTCGCCGAAAAGGCCAAGCCGCGCAAGATTGAAATCGAGACGAAGGGGGCCAAGCAAGAGATTGCCGCCTAG
- a CDS encoding S9 family peptidase has protein sequence MTQTPLRDSATTAAPTPPVAKKIPSERVHHGDVFVDNYEWLRDKESAEVVEHLKAENAYQEAVTAHQEPLREAIFQEIKGRTQETDLSVPHRKDGWWYFSRSVEGKEYGIQCRVRAADTGDNVADWTPPAVQPGVEIPGEEVLLDGNVEAEGKPFFSVGGSAVTVDGTLYAYAVDNSGDERFTLRIKDLRTGGLLPDVIENVFYGVAFSPDGTRIFYTVVDDSWRPYQVKAHVLGTPVADDVVIYQEDDAAMWLGFELSADRRHLVLGIGCSEYSETRLLRFDDPAQELTTVISRNDRVLYEAEPFLLAGPDGEKEERILLTHNRGAVNSMVSLADPAALAKPLAEQAWVTVVEHSDDVRINGAGVTSTHLVVSIRKDTIERVQFIGLAGLGTPAQEEPVEPAFDEELYTAGVGGSDYEAPVIRLGYTSYFTPSRVYDFVLPTPEQPAGELLLRKESPVLGGYDGSDYVATREWADAADGTRIPLSVLRHKAVKQDSTAAGLVYGYGSYELSMDPGFGIARLSLLDRGVVFVIAHIRGGGELGRHWYEDGKKLTKKNTFTDFIDATDWLAGSGWVDPARIAALGGSAGGLLMGAVANMAPEKYAVIVAQVPFVDPLTSILDPELPLSALEWEEWGNPITDPAAYAYMKSYSPYENVREAAYPKIAAVTSFNDTRVLYVEPAKWVQELRNKTTGAEPIVMKIEMDGGHGGASGRYVQWRERAWDYAFIADSLAATELLPGAGLK, from the coding sequence ATGACCCAGACTCCGCTGCGGGACTCCGCCACCACTGCCGCTCCCACACCGCCGGTTGCCAAGAAGATCCCGTCCGAACGTGTCCACCACGGGGACGTTTTCGTGGACAACTACGAGTGGCTGCGGGACAAGGAATCCGCCGAAGTGGTGGAGCACCTGAAGGCCGAGAACGCGTACCAGGAGGCGGTCACCGCACACCAGGAACCATTGCGCGAGGCCATCTTCCAGGAGATCAAGGGCCGCACCCAGGAAACCGACCTCTCCGTGCCGCACCGCAAGGACGGGTGGTGGTACTTCAGTCGCTCCGTGGAGGGCAAGGAGTACGGCATCCAGTGCCGGGTCCGGGCCGCGGACACCGGGGACAACGTTGCCGACTGGACGCCGCCCGCGGTGCAGCCCGGCGTCGAAATCCCCGGCGAGGAAGTCCTGCTGGACGGCAACGTGGAGGCGGAGGGCAAGCCGTTCTTCTCGGTGGGCGGCTCGGCCGTGACCGTGGACGGGACCCTCTACGCCTATGCCGTGGACAACTCGGGGGATGAGCGCTTCACCCTCCGCATCAAGGACCTCCGCACCGGCGGGCTGTTGCCGGACGTCATCGAGAACGTCTTCTACGGCGTCGCTTTCTCCCCCGACGGCACCCGGATTTTCTACACCGTGGTGGATGACTCGTGGCGCCCGTACCAGGTGAAGGCGCACGTCCTGGGCACGCCTGTTGCCGATGATGTGGTCATCTACCAGGAGGACGACGCCGCCATGTGGCTGGGCTTCGAGCTCTCAGCTGACCGGCGCCACCTCGTGCTGGGCATCGGCTGCTCGGAGTACAGCGAAACCCGCCTGCTCCGCTTTGACGATCCCGCCCAGGAGCTCACCACCGTGATCTCGCGGAACGACCGCGTGCTCTATGAGGCCGAGCCGTTCCTGCTTGCCGGGCCGGACGGCGAAAAAGAGGAGCGCATCCTCCTGACGCACAACCGCGGTGCGGTCAACTCCATGGTCTCCCTGGCGGACCCGGCCGCGCTCGCCAAGCCGCTGGCAGAGCAGGCCTGGGTCACCGTCGTCGAACATTCCGACGACGTCCGCATCAACGGCGCGGGCGTCACCTCCACGCACCTGGTCGTTTCCATCCGCAAGGACACCATCGAGCGCGTGCAGTTCATCGGGCTGGCAGGGCTGGGCACGCCCGCCCAGGAAGAACCCGTGGAGCCGGCCTTCGATGAGGAGCTCTACACCGCGGGCGTGGGCGGGTCCGACTACGAGGCCCCGGTCATCCGGCTGGGCTACACGTCCTACTTCACGCCGTCACGCGTGTACGACTTCGTGCTGCCCACGCCGGAGCAGCCCGCGGGTGAGCTGCTGCTGCGCAAGGAAAGCCCGGTCCTGGGCGGCTACGACGGCAGCGACTACGTCGCCACCCGGGAATGGGCAGACGCCGCGGACGGCACCAGGATTCCGCTCTCCGTACTGCGGCACAAGGCCGTGAAGCAGGATTCGACGGCGGCTGGCCTGGTGTATGGGTACGGCTCCTATGAGCTGAGCATGGATCCTGGCTTCGGGATCGCGCGGCTGTCGCTGCTGGACCGCGGCGTGGTGTTCGTGATCGCCCACATCCGCGGCGGCGGGGAGCTGGGCCGGCACTGGTACGAGGACGGCAAGAAACTCACCAAGAAGAACACGTTCACCGACTTCATCGACGCCACAGACTGGCTGGCCGGTTCCGGCTGGGTGGATCCTGCCCGGATCGCCGCCCTGGGCGGTTCGGCCGGCGGCCTGCTGATGGGGGCCGTGGCGAACATGGCGCCGGAAAAGTATGCAGTGATCGTGGCGCAGGTGCCGTTCGTGGACCCGCTGACCAGCATCCTCGATCCCGAGCTGCCGCTGTCCGCCCTGGAGTGGGAGGAGTGGGGCAACCCCATCACCGATCCCGCGGCCTACGCCTACATGAAGTCATACTCCCCCTACGAGAACGTCAGGGAGGCGGCGTATCCCAAGATCGCCGCCGTCACGTCCTTCAACGACACCCGCGTCCTGTACGTGGAACCGGCCAAATGGGTGCAGGAACTGCGGAACAAGACCACCGGCGCCGAGCCGATTGTCATGAAGATCGAGATGGACGGCGGGCACGGCGGTGCGTCCGGCCGCTATGTGCAGTGGCGCGAACGGGCCTGGGACTATGCCTTCATCGCCGATTCCCTCGCCGCCACCGAGCTGCTGCCCGGCGCCGGGCTGAAGTAG
- a CDS encoding SRPBCC family protein, with protein sequence MPVVEETVVIPRPPQEVFDFLSKFENIAVYDSSVLASEQIGDGPLGVGSRGRGTSKVMGRQFDWTAEITEFDPPRRMVSRSVEGKLDFTIIITLEPADGGTRVTERIEAASGLGGIFGKLADPLVERAQGRTVRANLETLAEWLAEHPQS encoded by the coding sequence ATGCCTGTTGTGGAAGAAACCGTCGTCATCCCCCGGCCACCGCAGGAGGTCTTTGACTTCCTGTCGAAATTCGAAAACATCGCCGTCTATGATTCCTCGGTCCTCGCCTCCGAGCAGATCGGTGACGGCCCGCTGGGCGTGGGTTCCCGTGGCCGCGGAACCAGCAAGGTCATGGGGCGGCAGTTCGACTGGACCGCCGAAATCACCGAGTTTGATCCGCCCCGGCGCATGGTGTCCCGTTCCGTCGAGGGCAAACTGGACTTCACCATTATCATCACGCTCGAACCAGCCGACGGCGGCACCCGCGTTACCGAGCGGATCGAAGCCGCGTCCGGCCTGGGCGGCATCTTTGGCAAGCTGGCCGACCCGCTGGTGGAACGGGCCCAGGGGCGGACGGTCCGCGCCAATCTCGAAACGCTGGCCGAGTGGCTGGCGGAGCATCCACAGTCCTGA
- a CDS encoding AMP-binding protein, translating to MTTQLDFARVSFAADLARYGNRPAILADGLTLTYRELADRVDSFSRKLGAERRLIALAASNDVESLVAYLAALASGHPLILLPEDKPAALESLVAAYDPDVVVRSANGECVLDERRPGTRHTLHPDLALLLSTSGSTGSPKLVRLSHANLQANAESIATYLRITPGDRAATTLPMSYCYGLSVINSHLLRGAGLVLTGLSVVDPCFWELFRREAATAFAGVPYTFELLERVGFADMDLPSLRYVTQAGGRLAPESVRHYAELGQRQGWELFVMYGQTEATARMAYLPPDLAAAHPGAIGVPVPGGDFRIEPVAGLEDGELVYTGPNVMLGYAETPEDLAQGRTVTELRTGDLAVKNAAGLYEVRGRRSRFVKIVGLRVDLGQVERLLADLGVHAASAGTDQGLVVAVEGTHDTRLLTKVLAQGLGLPRAAVEIHAVAELPRLATGKVDYPAVAALSETAPAPAERAPQGERGNSAGPDTVRRIYEDTLEQTDIADTDTFVSLGGDSLSFVAASVRLEQALGHLPPDWHVTPVRDLEPRRPGRPARTRLARLFAPTDTSLVLRAVGIFLIAGTHIGLFNWQGMAHVLIAAAGFNFARFQLSGERLPRLRRQLTSVARIAVPSMVFIAFAYLVTDHYGLVNIVLLNSMLGDEQITTQWHFWFIEVIVYILLAMTALLSIPWLHRAERRFPFIFPLIMFGGGLLTRYEIVEPGVPYTVPALWLFALGWAVARSRNLAQRCTVSALAVLTVPGFFEDANRDATVIAGILLLAWLPALPMPRALGRVTVLLASASMHIYLVHWLVYPPLAGLGLPLALAASLAAGVAYWALCNRVAGAAHRLRARK from the coding sequence ATGACCACGCAGCTTGATTTCGCGCGGGTTTCTTTCGCTGCCGATCTTGCGCGCTACGGAAACCGGCCTGCCATCCTCGCCGACGGGCTGACGCTGACCTACCGGGAGCTCGCCGACCGCGTCGACAGTTTTTCCCGGAAGCTGGGCGCCGAACGGCGCCTTATCGCCCTTGCGGCGTCCAACGACGTCGAATCGCTGGTGGCGTACCTCGCCGCCCTCGCGTCCGGTCACCCGCTGATCCTCCTCCCGGAGGACAAGCCGGCGGCCCTCGAATCCCTCGTGGCGGCCTACGACCCCGACGTTGTGGTCCGCTCCGCGAATGGCGAGTGCGTCCTCGACGAACGCCGGCCCGGTACCCGGCACACCCTGCATCCGGACCTTGCCCTCCTCCTCAGCACGTCCGGCTCCACGGGCTCCCCCAAACTGGTCCGCCTGTCCCACGCCAACCTGCAGGCCAACGCCGAGTCCATCGCAACCTATCTTCGGATCACGCCCGGGGACCGGGCCGCCACCACCTTGCCGATGTCCTACTGCTACGGCCTCTCGGTCATCAACAGCCACCTGCTGCGCGGCGCGGGCCTGGTCCTGACCGGACTGTCAGTGGTGGATCCGTGTTTCTGGGAGCTGTTCCGGCGGGAAGCTGCCACGGCGTTCGCCGGCGTTCCCTACACCTTTGAGCTGCTGGAGCGCGTGGGCTTCGCGGACATGGACCTGCCCAGCCTGCGCTACGTCACCCAGGCCGGCGGCCGGCTCGCCCCGGAATCCGTCCGGCACTACGCGGAGCTGGGCCAACGGCAGGGCTGGGAACTCTTCGTCATGTACGGCCAGACCGAGGCCACAGCCCGGATGGCGTACCTGCCGCCGGACCTTGCCGCCGCCCATCCCGGCGCCATCGGCGTGCCAGTTCCCGGCGGCGACTTCCGGATTGAACCCGTGGCCGGCCTCGAGGACGGCGAACTGGTGTACACCGGGCCCAATGTCATGCTGGGGTATGCCGAGACCCCGGAGGACCTGGCACAGGGCCGCACCGTCACCGAGCTCCGTACCGGCGACCTCGCGGTGAAGAACGCCGCGGGCCTCTACGAGGTGCGCGGGCGGCGCAGCCGGTTCGTCAAGATCGTGGGACTGCGTGTGGACCTGGGCCAGGTGGAACGCCTTCTGGCGGACCTCGGCGTGCACGCTGCCAGCGCGGGAACGGACCAGGGGCTCGTCGTCGCCGTCGAGGGAACCCATGACACCCGGCTGCTGACCAAAGTCCTCGCCCAGGGCCTCGGCCTGCCACGCGCCGCCGTCGAAATCCATGCCGTGGCGGAACTTCCCCGCCTGGCCACCGGCAAAGTGGACTACCCGGCCGTGGCGGCGCTCTCGGAAACTGCCCCGGCCCCGGCCGAACGTGCTCCGCAAGGAGAGCGCGGCAACTCGGCCGGGCCGGACACCGTCCGGCGCATCTACGAGGACACGCTGGAGCAGACGGACATCGCGGACACGGACACGTTCGTCTCGCTCGGCGGCGACTCCCTGTCCTTCGTGGCGGCCTCGGTCCGGCTCGAGCAGGCGCTGGGCCACCTGCCCCCGGACTGGCATGTCACACCGGTCCGCGACCTTGAGCCGCGCCGGCCAGGCCGGCCCGCCCGGACCCGGCTCGCACGGCTCTTTGCCCCCACGGACACCAGCCTGGTCCTCCGGGCCGTGGGAATCTTCCTGATCGCCGGCACGCACATCGGCCTGTTCAACTGGCAGGGCATGGCCCACGTGCTGATTGCCGCGGCCGGGTTCAACTTCGCACGCTTCCAGCTCTCCGGCGAAAGGCTTCCCCGCCTGCGCCGGCAGCTCACCAGCGTGGCCCGGATCGCCGTGCCCAGCATGGTGTTCATCGCCTTCGCCTACCTGGTCACAGACCACTACGGCCTCGTCAACATCGTGCTCCTGAACTCCATGCTGGGAGACGAGCAGATCACCACGCAGTGGCATTTCTGGTTCATCGAGGTGATCGTCTACATCCTGCTGGCCATGACGGCCCTGCTCTCCATCCCGTGGCTGCACCGGGCGGAACGCCGGTTCCCGTTCATTTTCCCGCTCATCATGTTCGGCGGCGGGCTGCTGACACGCTATGAAATCGTGGAGCCGGGTGTGCCTTACACCGTTCCGGCCCTCTGGCTCTTCGCGCTCGGATGGGCGGTGGCCAGGTCCCGCAACCTCGCCCAGCGCTGCACTGTCTCCGCCCTGGCCGTCCTCACGGTTCCGGGGTTCTTCGAGGATGCCAACCGCGACGCCACGGTGATTGCCGGCATCCTGCTGCTTGCCTGGCTGCCCGCCCTCCCCATGCCGCGGGCCCTGGGCCGCGTGACGGTCCTGCTGGCCAGCGCCTCCATGCACATCTACCTCGTCCATTGGCTCGTCTACCCGCCGCTGGCCGGCCTGGGCCTTCCGCTCGCACTGGCCGCCTCCCTGGCGGCAGGCGTGGCCTACTGGGCTTTGTGCAACAGGGTTGCCGGGGCCGCCCACCGTTTGCGCGCCCGGAAGTAA
- a CDS encoding peptidoglycan-binding protein: MEEMRPLTDDELTAEQATALPDKEVASVLDLNADLDLGIDAAAPIDLAVAANANVAAPIDAAASANILSFGSEAQALADQGVIIEQGIVADANAASTQDSTIDQSDDTVGDGTVEDGAAGTGTEPGTTAGTVDGGGLLPDGTLPDGSLPDGSLPDVGALPVDPAAALDGDLLNVNVDLAADADIAAPINGAVAANANVAAPIDAAVAANIGSIDSQAYAVAEQDAIISQHIEGEANATADQQSDLRQ, translated from the coding sequence ATGGAAGAAATGCGTCCCCTGACCGACGACGAATTGACGGCGGAACAGGCAACGGCCTTGCCGGACAAAGAAGTTGCCTCTGTCCTTGACCTGAATGCGGACCTTGATCTTGGCATCGATGCGGCGGCACCCATCGATCTCGCCGTGGCCGCCAACGCCAACGTGGCCGCGCCGATTGACGCCGCGGCCTCCGCCAACATCCTCTCCTTCGGCTCCGAGGCGCAGGCCCTGGCGGACCAGGGCGTCATCATCGAGCAGGGCATCGTAGCCGACGCGAACGCCGCATCCACCCAGGACAGCACCATCGACCAGTCTGACGACACCGTTGGCGATGGCACGGTGGAGGACGGCGCGGCGGGCACCGGGACCGAGCCCGGAACCACCGCGGGAACGGTCGACGGCGGCGGCCTCCTTCCCGACGGCACGCTCCCCGACGGAAGCCTGCCGGACGGAAGCCTGCCGGACGTCGGCGCGCTGCCCGTGGATCCGGCTGCCGCACTCGACGGCGACCTGCTCAACGTCAACGTGGACCTTGCGGCCGACGCGGATATCGCAGCTCCGATCAACGGTGCCGTGGCCGCCAACGCCAACGTGGCTGCCCCTATCGACGCCGCGGTGGCCGCAAACATCGGCTCCATCGACAGCCAGGCATACGCCGTGGCCGAACAGGATGCCATCATCTCCCAACACATCGAGGGCGAAGCCAACGCCACTGCCGACCAGCAGTCCGACCTCCGGCAGTAA
- a CDS encoding DUF2945 domain-containing protein, which produces MSLGKGTSVEWNTPQGKTHGMIVEKKTSDFELDGNTHRASEDEPQYVVESAKTGARAAHKATALTEKK; this is translated from the coding sequence ATGTCATTGGGCAAGGGAACGTCCGTGGAATGGAACACCCCGCAGGGCAAGACCCACGGCATGATCGTGGAAAAGAAGACCAGTGACTTTGAACTGGACGGGAACACGCACCGTGCCAGCGAGGACGAGCCGCAGTATGTGGTGGAGTCGGCCAAGACCGGAGCCCGGGCCGCGCACAAGGCTACTGCCCTGACCGAAAAGAAGTAG
- a CDS encoding NAD(P)/FAD-dependent oxidoreductase — MAAQHEVVIIGGGNAGVSLAARLERYGVKDVAVVEPKDHHFYQPLFSHIAGGRAQATEAVRSQESVTPQGVTWIRDAAAGVDTDANTVTLASGSTVSYGQLVVCPGLQYDWDAVPGLAEAVHSPSGTSHYEFELASKAWTLLSGLASGTAVFTMPAGPVKCGGASQKPMYLACDYWREQGVLDRIRVVMVQPYPTVFGVPEVDRELDRKIAEYGIELRTNSELVAVDAAGQTATIRDLAAGTEENLHYDVLNAVPPQSAPDWLKATDLPAAGDTGGFVEVDRQTLRHIRFQNVWSLGDAAGTTNSKSGGALRKQTKVLAKNLVAARKGKALRAKYNGYSVCPFTVSRNTVVFAEFDDRYRPMPTIPRVPTWNESRLSWVVDRDIFPQVYWNLILKGRA; from the coding sequence GTGGCCGCACAGCACGAGGTTGTCATCATCGGCGGCGGCAACGCCGGCGTGTCACTGGCCGCCCGACTGGAGCGCTACGGGGTGAAGGACGTGGCCGTCGTCGAGCCCAAGGACCACCACTTCTACCAGCCGCTGTTCTCCCACATCGCCGGCGGCCGGGCCCAGGCCACGGAGGCAGTCCGCTCGCAGGAATCCGTGACACCCCAGGGCGTGACCTGGATCCGCGACGCCGCCGCCGGTGTGGACACGGATGCGAACACCGTCACCCTGGCGTCCGGTTCCACCGTGTCCTACGGACAGCTGGTGGTGTGCCCCGGCCTGCAGTATGACTGGGATGCCGTGCCCGGCCTGGCCGAGGCCGTGCACTCGCCCTCCGGCACCTCGCACTACGAGTTCGAACTGGCGTCCAAGGCCTGGACCCTGTTGAGCGGCCTGGCGTCCGGCACGGCAGTCTTCACCATGCCCGCCGGGCCCGTCAAATGCGGCGGCGCCAGCCAGAAACCCATGTACCTGGCCTGCGACTACTGGCGGGAGCAGGGTGTCCTGGACCGGATCCGCGTGGTGATGGTCCAGCCCTACCCCACGGTGTTCGGCGTGCCGGAGGTGGACCGGGAACTTGACCGCAAGATCGCCGAGTACGGCATCGAGCTGCGGACCAACAGCGAACTCGTCGCCGTGGACGCGGCCGGCCAGACAGCAACCATCCGGGACCTGGCCGCCGGTACCGAAGAGAACCTGCACTACGACGTCCTCAACGCCGTTCCGCCGCAGTCCGCCCCGGACTGGCTCAAGGCGACCGACCTGCCTGCAGCCGGCGACACCGGCGGCTTCGTGGAGGTGGACCGGCAGACGCTCCGGCACATCCGGTTCCAGAACGTCTGGTCGCTGGGGGACGCCGCCGGAACCACCAATTCCAAGTCGGGGGGCGCCCTGCGGAAGCAGACCAAGGTCCTGGCCAAAAACCTGGTGGCCGCGCGGAAAGGCAAGGCCCTGCGGGCAAAGTACAACGGCTACTCGGTGTGCCCCTTCACGGTGTCCCGCAACACCGTGGTGTTCGCCGAGTTCGATGACCGGTACCGGCCCATGCCCACCATCCCGCGGGTGCCCACGTGGAACGAAAGCAGGCTGTCCTGGGTGGTGGACCGGGACATCTTCCCGCAGGTCTACTGGAACCTGATCCTCAAGGGCCGGGCTTAG
- a CDS encoding acetate kinase translates to MLVLVINSGSSSLKYQVRDVAAGSVLTEGLIEKIGMGNGGDGDGEIEGPRDHAEALEQVDAAIHRELGDLELAAVGHRVVHGGERFAEPVLIDNEITRAIERLNPLAPLHNPANVLGIRAITRKWPDMPQVAVFDTAFHRTLPEHAWRYAVPDELYTNHGIRRYGFHGTSHEYVARRAAALMDLPMEEFDGVIAHLGNGASATAIRGGRSVDTSMGFTPLEGLVMGTRSGDLDPSILVFLGRAGWTPEDLDTMLNRESGLKGLAGNNDMRSVVEASESGDAKAATALGITSYRLAKYIGGYHVAVGGAKALVFTAGIGENSHQFRALVTDRLGALGIELDAGLNAERSREARVISTAQSAIPVLVVPTDEERAIAEATAAVVTSSAG, encoded by the coding sequence ATGCTCGTGCTCGTCATCAACTCCGGATCGTCGTCGCTCAAATACCAGGTCCGCGATGTCGCGGCCGGGAGCGTCCTGACCGAGGGGCTGATCGAGAAGATCGGCATGGGCAACGGCGGCGACGGGGACGGCGAGATCGAGGGCCCGCGGGACCATGCCGAGGCGCTGGAACAGGTGGACGCCGCCATCCACCGGGAACTCGGCGATCTGGAGCTGGCGGCAGTGGGCCACCGGGTGGTGCACGGCGGCGAGCGGTTCGCCGAGCCCGTGCTGATTGACAACGAGATCACCCGTGCCATCGAGCGCCTGAACCCGCTGGCGCCGCTGCACAACCCGGCCAACGTGCTGGGAATCCGGGCCATCACCAGGAAGTGGCCGGACATGCCGCAGGTTGCCGTGTTCGACACCGCCTTCCACCGCACCCTCCCCGAGCACGCCTGGCGCTACGCCGTGCCGGACGAGCTGTACACCAACCACGGCATCCGCCGCTACGGCTTCCACGGCACCTCCCACGAGTACGTGGCGCGCCGCGCCGCCGCGCTTATGGACCTGCCCATGGAAGAGTTCGACGGCGTGATCGCCCACCTGGGCAACGGCGCCTCAGCCACCGCCATCCGCGGCGGCCGGTCGGTGGACACCTCCATGGGCTTCACGCCCTTGGAAGGACTGGTGATGGGGACCCGCTCGGGCGACCTGGACCCGTCCATCCTGGTGTTCCTGGGCCGGGCAGGCTGGACACCCGAGGACCTGGACACCATGCTCAACCGGGAGTCGGGGCTGAAGGGCCTGGCCGGCAACAACGACATGCGCTCGGTGGTGGAGGCCTCCGAGTCCGGCGATGCCAAGGCTGCGACGGCGCTCGGCATCACCTCCTACCGGCTGGCCAAGTACATCGGCGGGTACCACGTGGCCGTGGGCGGTGCCAAGGCCCTGGTGTTCACGGCGGGGATCGGCGAGAACTCGCACCAGTTCCGTGCCTTGGTGACGGACAGGCTTGGCGCGCTGGGCATAGAACTCGACGCCGGCCTGAACGCCGAGCGGTCCAGGGAAGCGCGCGTCATTTCCACGGCACAATCCGCCATCCCCGTCCTGGTGGTTCCCACTGACGAGGAGCGCGCCATCGCGGAGGCGACTGCCGCCGTCGTGACTTCCTCGGCCGGGTAA